cgaagggtagaattaggtcccaattggtttggtcagatgcaacgtacatggctaacatatcgccatgagtgcggttaaagcgctcagtcatgccattggtttgcggatggtatgcagtagaggtacggtgaattacgttgcattccttgagcaaggcttctataacatcagacagaaagacgcggcctctgtcgctcagcaactctctgggggctccatggcgaagtatgatgttacgcagaaggaaccaggcaacatcctgcgcagatgcgttgggcagaggcgaagtttcggcgtagcgtgtgagatggtcaatcgccactatcacccagcggttgccatctgaagtactcggaaggggcccataaagatcaactccgaccctgtcaaaggcccgtccttgacaaggcaatggttgcagtggagcagctaaggcatgaggGGTATCTTTGCGGCAttggcaagcgaggcaggagcggacatatCGACGGACGAATCGGTGcatcccgcgccagtaataacgaattcgcaggcgcgcgtatgttttgagtactcctgcatgtgcgcattgcgggtcgtcgtgaaacgctgcacatatatCCGAACGTAGATGCCGAGGTACCAAGAGTAACCATTTGCGCCCatccgagaggtagttacggcggtataggagcccgtcacgaacagcaaagtggtgtgcttggcgatgcaatgcacggccagtagaaggccctgatgggtctgacagaaaagccagcatagcaagaatccatggatccttctgctgctccAAAAGCATATCCGTGGTggtgagggaggactcgcatatttgtactttctgatgattgggctggccttacactggggagcgagacaaggcatccgcgtccGCTTGTTTACGGCCAGAGCGGTAGagcactcgaatatcatactcttggaggcgaagcgcccatcgagcgaggcggcctgagggatctttcaaggacgacagccagcagagcgcatggtggtccgtgatgacgtcgaacgggcggccgtagaggtaaggacgaaacttagttatggcccaaatgatagccaggcattctttttctgtaacggaatagtttgcttccgctattgtgagtgcgcggctagcgaaggcaacaacgtattcatcgaagccagtctttcgttgtgcaagaacagcgccaatgccgacgccactggcatccgtgtgtatttctgtcggtgcgcttGGGTCAAAATGTAGGAGTATggggggtgaggttagaagacggcgcagcgtcgtgaatgcggcatcgcaaactggcggccaggccaagaggtcgtggttacccgcgagaagctgcgtcaaaggcgctattatgggggcgaagttgcggatgaaacgacgaaaataggagcataatccgatgaagctgcggagttcttttgtggtctttggtagtgggaattcggcaacggcttggagtttggttggatctgggagcacagcatctttcgaaacaacgtggccaaggatgactagctgccgggCGGCGAAGTGACACTTGtttaagttgagctggagtccagcatGGGCCAGGCAAGTGAGCACGTGTTTGAGGCggaacaggtgagaagaaaagtctggggaaaagatgacaacgtcatcgagataacaaaggcatgtctgctatttgaggccccggaggatgttattcatcattctttcaaatgttgcaggcgcattacagaggccaaagggcatcacggtaaattcatataggccatcaggcgtaacaaatgctgttttcgggcggtctgcgtcagccacggggacctgccaataaccggatcgtaagtctaaggacgaaaagTATTAAGCGCCTTGGGGGCAGTCCAGTGCGCCAtcgatacggggaagaggataAACATCTTTCCGGGTTATCTTATTTAGACGccgatagtccacacaaaaacgaatagtcccatctttctttttgaccagcactaccggggaagcccagggactgtgtgaTGGCGATATAACGCCACGTCGAAGCATGTCTCCTACGAGCTCATCGATGACGCGGCGCTCCGTCGCggacacacggtatggacgtTGGCGCAGCGGTGCGTGGCttccggtgtcgatgtgatgaacgACTGTGGAGGTACGTCCTAAACACTGTTTTTGGAGGTCGAAAGAACTTCGAAATTGGTTAAGGAGGTCAACCATCTGCGTGCGCTGACACGGAGTGAGGTTAGGATCAATAAATGGAGCAAACGTTCGGTCACATgcaggcgcaggcgcagagacagggagagccatggcgtcaacgtgaagaggagtcgagtcatcaggcacatcgtacacagagctcgtgtcgaattcgtcagcaaaaccgaggcactcgccactatgtaagcttgatggacacgaaaacggattcgaaacgtaTAGTGCGCTGGAGCCGtggcgaaagggaaggagggcaaagggaagcaagaaggaatgacggcgtgcagcaagttgcgatggcgtgaaaagaactgtggaatcgcagaaagcagcacaggaaacgggCACAAGGGCGGCAGAAAAAGGAGGGATATCAGCGTCGGTGGCGACGAACACCCGAGCAGAAGGTGGAGCGAAATCTTCAGAAGCACTGCCGCAAAATGGAGCCAGCGCAAGTTCTGCATgggcacaatcaataacagcgtgatgagatgagaggaagtcccatcctagaatgagggcatgagagcagcggggaagaacaacaaactcaatgtggtgtagactgtcttgtatggcgatacggacggtacatgttcctaagggctcaattggctcagcgcttgctgtacgtagcgaaatgacagaaaacggcgtagcgacttttcggagcgtacggcgaagctggtcggcaatcacggacactgcggcacccgtgtcgacaagcgcgtgaACGGCGACACCTTCGGCAAAAACTTCAATGATGTTCGTAGGCAATAAacgagggcttgagcagttcgacgagatcgcagttcttgcctccggaactgcgccttttagttttcctccatAGCTGGAGGGCGGCGGACCATGGGGGACAGGGAACGTCGACGGGGAGATGGAGACCGATGTGTGTTGAAGCTTCGGGgaacaggagatgaaggagcgaagtgGGGAACTGGTGGCGAATAGCGGGACTGGGAGTCAGTAGTATTCCCCTGACATCTCGCAGTATCGGGAGGATACCAACCCCGCcggcggcagaaccgtgccacgtggccagcaaagccactcgcgaagcagatcggccggttgtcttggGTACGCCACGGATTTTCAACAGGGGGCCTAGGTAGCGGTGCACTGTTTTGAGCTGGGTGTAGGGGCTGCGgaggcgcgcagaagccgcttctggGCAAGTAGTTCGCAGCTGGAGAAGGCGAGGCGTAGAAGCCGCTTAAGGGGCTGTAGTGCGCAACTTCAGGCGGTAGTCTTGgcctggcgacgacggcagcgtacgtgagcggaaccggcgctgagggtggctgattagcgagaggtagtgcgtcgctgacttgttcgtgtatgacgcgtcggagttccggggacaaagaagactcagacgactgggtagcaggcagcagtgacagttggcgcgcgacttcttcgcgaacgaattgcttgatttggtcgaggaaCGAAGAGTGGGTGGGAGCAGCACTGGAAGtgtcagttaaagccgaaattGTGTCGTCGGGCGCGGCAGCTCGGCGCGTAGcaaggcgttgtttgcggagctcatcgtagctctgaCACAGTGTAATGACATCGTCAATCGTTTCaggatttttcgccaagagcatttggaaggcgtcatcctctatgcccttcatgacattcttgatcttttcagagtcgggcatggcgggattaatgcgccggcaaaggtcaactacgtcctcaatgtagcttgtgaagttttcacccttttgctgagcgcgactacgcaagcgttgttctgcgcgaagcttgcgcacagcagggcgaccgaagacttctttgaaagaatgggtaaatgctgtccaggtggagaGGTTGGATCCGtgattccggaaccagagattagtgactccagaaagatagaagatgacgttagtcagtttagctttgtcatcccatttgttatgcgcaCTAAAGCGATCGTATGACGacagccaatcctccacgtcattgTCGTCGTTGCTGCTGAATACCGGATgatctcgttggcgtagagcaccggagcagacgacaagcgatGCCAGGGGAGAATCAGGCTgcgcggcgtcctgaggcatggcagaaacggtagggagcgtccggctgcggagttccaggtttgggaagggctcagcacgtccaccaaatgtcaagaggcgtCATAGTTCGGttgctaaaacgctcagatagcagagcaccgcagcgagaggacacagagcttcggcaaaacaggcacaaggcttccaagcactcgttgtcgtcgtctttctttaggcagtgcctactgctcattcttcttcagtacaGAAGTAAAATTTCTTTGAATCCGTTCAGAAGTACGCCACTTGTTTTATTGCcaaataattatcatcatcatcagccttgttacgcccattgcagggcaaaggcctctcccatagttctctaactaccccggtcatgtgctaattgtggccatgttgtccctgcaaacatcttaatctcacccgcccgcCCAACGTTCTTGTTTTGGCTACGTTCTCTACCGCAAGAGGTagtgctgttctttttttatgaCTACTTTGTGTACCCCCTCACCTAATACTCTGACAGTGGAGACTGTGACGTAtgtaaatagaaaagaaaaaaaactcgacAAATTGACCTTTTGTGCTCTAGAAATTTACCAGAGCCATTTTTGTGACTTGTCTTCTTGAATCAATGTAAATATCGACCTAACGCAGCCTCACCAAACTCTTTGAAATTACTCTGGCTTAGCTGGGCCTGTTCGAGACTTTAGCCGACACATGATAGATATCGACGATACCATTCTTGACTCAGTGAAAGGCATCATGACACTTAGTTTAGTATTGTCTAGGGATGTTTGCTGTCCAAATTACCAGACCATGCGCGCTATTGTTGTTTAGAAGAACATGTTTAGTGAGTAAATCAAAATATTGCGCCCATTCTTGAGGTAAATTAGAGTACTCACCATACCGTGACCACATACATAATAGGAAATAAAATGAAGGTATACAGTACTTGTGCTAAAATAGTTGCAGTTAGAATTTTAACCAGTGGAAATCAACCACAATAGAGGACATGTAAACTGTCTGATAACCGCCATCAGTAGTCCGCAGCATTGCGTTGATGTACcaacttttttttaactttttctctTATTACCCATCTCCTTGTTCGAGTTTCAGTTTCCTTTACCCACTTACCGAAGCAAATATCTAGCAGACGGGTGCTCTTCAGACAGAATAACCATTCTACCATGCTATTTCACCTGCCACTGCTGCAAGCTAACGCCATTATTGACGCGCATGAACACTGCCAGGGCGAGTGGTTATCCGACACTTGGACTCACCGAGGCGAAGGTTAAAACGATGCTCTAGCGTTGCATTGCCACGCCAAGTTGCCACCTGTGCAAGTGAGGAGCGCGAATGGCTCGCGGAAGTCATCTTTACCACTCACGGTGATACAACGTCGAAAATGGGCAGCACAATTACGGGGCGTACGAAGACCCTGGAAAAGGTGCGCCTCGACGGGGTTTGGGTTTGCGCGGAAGTGTGGCGCGCGATCTCTCTGTCTTCTTTGACGGCTGGTGTACGACGCTTATATTGTCTCTGATGTTACGGCTAACGCCAAGCGAATGCCCGACAAGAGCACTCTCTCGCCGACCCAAGATATACATCTTCAAACTCAATTTGAAAGGATTAACGTACatctgggttttacgtgccaaaaccactatctgttTATGAGGGGGGCCTTAGTGGGGTACTCCAGATCAATTGGTACCATTTTGGGTTCTCTAACGTACACCCAATGCAAGGTACACGagcctttttgcatttcgcccccatctagaTGTGGCCGCCGTGATCAGGATTTGATCCTGTGACCCCTCGCGTTTAGCAGCGCAGCACACTGGCCACtaagcaatcaaggcgggtacaCTCATGCAGAGAACAGCAGAAACAACAGAACCATATCTGGCTCAGCTGGACATGGTTGGATATGGTGGATATGGCCCAGATGGATATGGTTCTGTTGCTTCTCTGTATTCCTCCGTCTGATATAATACTTTCAGTTTAAATAAGAATGAAATAAACCTTTTAGGGAAAAGACATCCATAGGATGGCTTGCCTTGACTGTTTGTAGACAACTAGTAGGCTTCACCCTTTTTACCTGTTTCGGTTTCTTCTGGCAACGTTTTGTGTTTTTGTGTTCGTTACTTGAATGCACTTAACACTTCATCGCCACGGCAGAAATAAAACGCTTTCAGACGTCGTGGAAACCCTAATGACGCACCCGTTTTTATAGATGTACTGAATGATCCAGCACTCCAGTATTTGGTAGCTTTCAAGGCGCAGACGGTCGCTGcatatttctttcattttttttacagcgatagCTGTAGATGACTAACCATACGTAGTTTTTTTGGCTTGCGGCATTAGAAAAAATTATCATGTGGGCCAACCCTGGtaatagtgcagaaagggtctaCGCTCAATGGCACAAATCCCTGTaagctcgggaacctgtaacgtgCCCTTGAACTACTCTTAACACACGTGGTATCCAAAGAGGTCCTAGGCATGCGGGTAAGGACaggtgtttttgaaaaaaaaaatgtacaacgTTGTGGGCTTCTTCAAGCGGGTCGAATTTCAGCTGTGGCTATACAACGCGCCGAACGAGGAATTGGGCTTGAACGTGCCCGAGACAATCAGCATGACCGACTTTCTCATTTCACTAGATACGTCGGTTCTGCAACGGGAGCGGACGCAGATCCGCCAGCACACGCACATGTGTTTCAAGGAGAACAATGAGAAGTGCCGATTCGGCGCACCGTTCATGCCCAGCAGAATAACGATGGTGATTTTCAGGCTCGCCAACCGACAAACGCAACGAAATGTACAAGCACAACGCGCTCAAGGCCATGTTTCTAAATATGCACGCGAAGTTCGTAGACACCGAGCACGAAGTCATGCAGAAGTTTCTGGACCAATTTAAAGTGAAATCGGAGCAGGAATACATTGACATCTTACGGTATGGACTTGTGAAACCGTGCATCCTCAAGGAAGGCACCGTGAAACAGAAATTGGTGAATGGGTTTAACCCCTGGGTCGTGTCGGTCCTGAACTCCAACCTGCACATCCAAGTGATCCTGTATTGCGCATTCCACTCTGTGATGATGGAGTGGCAGCAAAAACACtgcttttcgtttgaaagcttTGACTTACATCAGCCttcgctgccattccaccttcagagtggaatggttgtcattgttttcattcattttatttgtttttcacaACATGGCGTACACATTTTGAAAAGGACGAACAATGAAAGCTCTTCCATAACCGCGGGAAAAAAAATCTTGGTCCCCTTGGCATCGATGGCAACGAAGCAACACAGGCCAGAATGGTAAAAAGAGAACAATTAACACGATATTTTTACGAATAAGTTAACAGAATTGAAATAACACATTCAACACAGAGAGTTTTCTGATGAAGCATTGGCAGACTGTTTCAACAGGGTGCTTTGTTCATGAAATATATGTGTGCTGTGTATTAAGAATATGGGCATGTGAGTTAATAAAACAACGCCTTCATTCTACGGAACTTTAGGTCTAGAACATCTATGTCTACTTTGATGTGTGAATTTAGCAGGCGAGGCAGTTATTCCTTAGCATCTGAAATCCGTAATTATTGTTTCATTTGCCAGGCAAATGACAGTGATAATCATTGATGCTCATAGCATGCGCCGCACCTCTTTTGTATTTCAGGCAGATGAGCGACCGGAGAAGAACCTAGCGACCAACACCGGCCGCGAGTGCGAGCCTTCGCGAGCAGCGCAAGCTAGACCTGCTACCGCCGCCATGTTTATTAACCGGCACTGCGGTCTCCTGCTGGGGGCGGTTGTAGCGGCGgttgtcgtctgctcctgtgAAGCAGCGCCGTCTGCTTCCAAGGTAATCAACCTCGAGGGCAATGAAAGCGCGTTGGCATTTTTTGGACACACTAGTCAATGCCACTAAAGAAAATGCTGTCCGCGGAGTGGGTAGTCCACGGTGATCTGAGCAACCTGTACAATTAGATATTTCTCAGCTCTTGATAATATTCCAATGGGCGAACGCGACTGCGGGTGATTACGTACACTAAAACTCGAGTAGCATTCACGTGTATCACCTACATATACGCACTGAAGCTCGAAAAAGTTACGCACCACTGTCGGTTTCCACATTACGCCAGTAGGTATACGCAGTCTTCCAGATGCGACGATGCCTTAGTCCGAGCTGTTACCAAGCTAGCCCAAGACAAGGAAATATCTTGTGCCTTGAGACCAAGACGTGCTACATAAAGTGGTTTCCCAGCGTGACCTAAGCTCGCAAATGCACAcaacattgccgcgcgactggccgcgcgactggccgctcgaggcactttgtgtctATTTGcgaacttctttcacgctcgaagaaagacttttatgtagcaggtattgagaaaaagaaagctgcaccGGGAGTTTaacatgttgctctacaattctgCCTTTGAAACTTTTAACCTGActataatatctgagaagttgACTAATTATTCGGGACTAATTATTTagttaggtagaatgaaaaaaaaactatgtgaGTATCTCAAAGCGACGCCAAACAACATCACCTTACTGCTTCCCAGCAAGGCGGCATTTGcttatttttaagctctggctaaagttcgctggcacaccctgtatatatggcACTTCCCAGCACCTGACGCTTTCCGGCCGTGCATTTTCTACATCCTGCAACTGCGCTCACGAGCAACCTCAACCGCCGCACTGTTCTGACTGGATGCACGCAGGGGGCCCTGAAAGACTCCAAGCACGGTGGCTCCACACAGAGCACGGCCCTCATGGTCGTTGAATCTCCAACGCAGTCGGAGCCAAGTGTCCACGACAACGCCACCGCGGTCAACGAAACGATAGCGCACAATGCGACGACTGTGCCACCTGCTGCCGCAAACCAAACTGTTCCCGCCAAGGTGGCAAACACTACGGCGCAGGAAGGAGATGCcgtgctccactacggcgaggCCTCTGGTGGGGAAGTTGTGAAGAAACCACGACGTGAGCACTCCATCGCTTCTTGCCTTTTGGCTTctgtaattttgcaatttcgcGACTATGGTGCCTTCTGCTCCTTTTGGCTCTCTGGAAACATACCAAATAAAATCTGTATCTCTCCATCGCGCCTCCTCCTCTCAATAGACTCGGCATACAACGAGACCGCGTTGATAAAGCAGGATAAAAAAAAGGTAATCGTGCCGTAATACACAAGAAGTCTTCAGTTTGCACGTTTTTGTCCATCGTCGTTTCCTGCCATGATGCCATCTCTTCGCTATTACCAGTATCAGCCGCTTGCTACTACGGGTCATGAATGATGAGTAGAATCGGAGACAAGGGAATACCGACATAGCTGGCTCCTACGCTCTTTTTGCCTTTTTCATTAATTAGGAAACTTTGAACGATATGCCACTCATTGAGAATGCCCGTTACACCTCGTCGCACAATATCTCATTAATATAGATGTTAATACAAGCAGTATTAAGATCAGGATATGAAGCACAATATTTTCTTCGAAAGGTAGCCCGTGGGCCGCCTACACCAAAGAGTAAAATTCTAATACGTAAAGATAGGATGAGGAAAGCTTCAGCACAGTAGACTGATGCGTCCTTAAGTGAAACTACCACACACGTACAAGTAAAGCAGCAGAGAGACATGAGTAAACATGTCGGCGTGCGTCCGCTGTCTTATGGGCATCTACTAAAATATATTTTTGGAGCACGCTACTTGCAGACGAAGCGTGGTTTCACTTCCTGACAAGTAAAATTTCTTCAATTTACGCAGATTTACTCAAAAtagataattttattttttcttctggtAGACATCTTATCAGTACCAACGTGCAGCGAGAAAATATCTCCGCCTGCTGTAAGGGTTATCTTAAGCCCTATTGGCAACAATACGTGGGAAGAGGGTCGGGGAAATGCCGTGTGCGAGTACTTTTAGCAGCACTTAGGACATGCAGCAGACAGTGCGTCACGGTATTCAGCTTTGTTTGTTTAGCTGCATGCAGGACTTCAGTACGCGCGTTGAAAGCATCAAAATGAGGGAACTACTTTGCTGCAGTCACTTTAATGTCGTCCTGATTTATGATTCTATATCCTCCCAGATTATCCATCAAAACAAATCTCTCCCCCTTATTGATGCAATTTTTCCTGGCCTAATTTTAGTGCTAACCTTCCGAAGTTCTCTGACGTCTGTCTCAGGACATTGCTACAGGTAAAATTTAAAGAATTCGAGGAAATCTATTGGTGACGTCACATCTCAAGCCACCATGGTACGGCTAATTTAggaacttttttttccttttttttcgtgagGTTCAATGTCTCGCCTGTTGCAAAAGTGTCAACTGGAATTTGGAAATAACTTCTATTTACTATCTTCCCTGTGATGAATGCCAGATTGAGATGCGAGATCACTAATTGACTTACAGACAGGCAGGGTACATCTAGTTTCCTAGATAAACTCCGTATGCATAAGGAAACCTATTgctttttcctttctgtttttctGCACAAAGTAAAATCAATGCATCAGTGATACTACTTAGATGTTCCTTTATGAGAGGGACTCGAACCCCAGTCAATTAAACTCCCGTCAAGTTACAAATTGCAGTGGCCATTTTTACATCAGAAGAGACATTGAACAACGTAGGAGACTCCTACGTCGAATGTAGGCGCTAGCCTTAGCTCTTATGATGGTATCAGTAGCGTTCTTCAAATTTTCCAAATTAAATTCGTTAAAATGTCTCAACACGAGTATCAGAAAACTGACGAAGATAAACACTGAAAATACCTGTGAAAAAATTACATAGGTAAAGGAAAGAGGTATGTTATGATGAAAAATAACAGGCCCTAGAGCATAAATGAGCAATCATTGAAATGAGTGCAGTAAATCGGTAGCCTCATTTTGATGCTGCCAGCGCACAGAGCGAAGCATTTCACGCAACTAAAGGAACGAAAACTGGACAAACTAAAGTGCGCCATTATACACTATCGGCCACATATCCAACGTGCTGTTAAAGTTAAGTGGCTCTTGTGTGTGCGATCTGTACAGACAATTTGTCAAGTGCTCCTAAATGTCTCCTCTCAACCCTATTCACACCTATTGTTCAGAAATTGGCTTAAGATTATACTAAAAGAGCtatttattgttgtttttttttctttagtctcCTTGTAGTTCGTTTAGTTACCAAGAAAGCAAAATGAATTCATTGATGCAATGTCAAGGAAAGCACCCGTAGAGTGAGCACTTAAAACTTGTAAGCAAACAAGAAAGTGGGGTTAGTTGGATGGAAGTATTTTAAGCATGTCTTACAAGCGCTAAGTCCAGGCATGAAAGAGAAAGATATCTGCCCACCAGGAAAAGTTTAACGTTCGTCAAAATCGTACGTTGTTCTGCCACGCCCGAATTTAGCTCCCGTCAGTGTTCTTTCAGAAAGATTCGTAACATGTCTGCACTGCCCATTCTTATTGCGTGATTGCTAGGCGTAACAACGCCCTGTGCACCGTCCGGCATTACTATCGATGATCACCACTTATTAGAGTGCTGTGAGATAAAAAGAACTGGAGATAAGCGGTTGGGCAGTTTCCACAAAGCATCGTTCACTTTCGAAAGCCATATTCACTCACAGGTTGCAACAACAAATTTATTTGTAGATTAGTGCTGAAAAGGTGTATTTACGCTTATGCTTTGGAGAAAAAAATTCTATACATAGGTGTGTGCTTAGGTTTCCTGTGTTATACGGTTCCACTTTATGTTATATTGATATCTCGTGATACATTTTGTTCACAGTGTGTTTATATTCTTTTCAGCTCACACTTACTTCTTCACTTCCTGGATAACATGGCGGGTGAGTTGGGGCTCAAAGCTCtatcttcttcctttttcttggcTCAATGCCGTGAGAGCTGGATGGAGTGATGCTTTAGTAAGAGCATTCAAAGACTTTCCTAGTTCACCTTCCGAGCCTATAAATCAGGGTTATGAGGCGACTGCTAAGCAGAAGCGCATTCGGTGTTATTCTGCAAAAGCTGTTGCAGCAGTTTATTGATGTCGGAATGTTAGCAGCCATCACACGGAGCTCACTCATTGGCGAGTGCGTGGTTCGCTCAATTCCATGTATTTAGCTCACATTCAGTTTTTCTGCAGAAGCTTGGGGAAAAACTGATACTAAAATTGCCGCAAGAACGTTGAAGAACGTATCTAGAAATATTTTCGACGTTCGCTTACAACATATTTTTTCCCTGTGAACCCAAGGAAAATATCGTATACATCCAAACCTATTGGACCTTGCAAATGCACCTGGTTGTGTTTCTGAACAACGCAAAAAATAACATGTTCTTTCTCAATTTCTTGTGCATTTATATATTTATGCTTAGCAAGCCAGATTATTTTGGAACAATATCATACAAAGTGTGGCGTACGCTTAATATATTATGTGCTCAAGTACGCTGCGTACTTTCCCTCTGCTGCTTTATAAGAAGACATCGAAAGGCCATGTGCACCATCCTACTACATCGTGCATATTCATGCATTCTCAAGCACGTTTACTAGTGCTTTCTTGGTCCTTACTGGACGCGATGCTTAAGCGCATTACGAAGGCCATATATCCGCAAAAGGGTAAATTCCATAGGTGTACAAGTTTTCTTACTGTTCAAGGCTACTCAAATTGACAGGAATCGTGGGATTTACATTCCTGGCTTACACCACAGTAACAAGGTTCGATTGCACAAGAGAGTGCTTACGCTAGGATTAGCGCTAGCACGATGGGTTGCTAGCGCTTACGCTAGCAACCCATCATGATCAATATAGGCAGCTAGCGGTTGTCTAAGGGAGCCTACAAAGTTTTGTGAAACCATTCCCTGGAGACATAAAAGGCAGACACCTTAGGCTGTACCGTAGGTCACAAGTCGAACGTGGGAGGCCACGAACGAACTTATAGAGCACACTATTCTTAAATAAATATAGCCAGAAAGCGATCTGTAGATTCAATGAATGCTGTAGCGCTAACCTATAAAGCGTGGACATCA
The sequence above is a segment of the Dermacentor variabilis isolate Ectoservices chromosome 7, ASM5094787v1, whole genome shotgun sequence genome. Coding sequences within it:
- the LOC142587501 gene encoding uncharacterized protein LOC142587501 — translated: MFINRHCGLLLGAVVAAVVVCSCEAAPSASKGALKDSKHGGSTQSTALMVVESPTQSEPSVHDNATAVNETIAHNATTVPPAAANQTVPAKVANTTAQEGDAVLHYGEASGGEVVKKPRPHTYFFTSWITWREDNYLMSILIPIGCGVAAAVLILCSLACIGCCRRRCRSRSRRKMHRKIDPKTFRKMKAADRIKLLAASSDEEF